A single region of the Hyalangium ruber genome encodes:
- a CDS encoding PIG-L family deacetylase — MRNLLILGTTLAMSLGVWSTALAQTPRQPHAGELAAGIRRLGVVGSVLYVAAHPDDENTRFLAWMVGERGLRAGYLSMTRGDGGQNLIGTEQDELLGLIRTQELLAARRVDGAEQLFTRARDFGYSKSADETLRIWGREEVLADVVLAIRRFRPDVIVTRFTTKPPNHGHHTASALLAEEAFAAAADPKRFPEQLGALKPWKADRLLHNVSTWNMPPNSDLSAYLKLDVGGFNPLLGRSWGEISSESRSQHKSQGFGVPAERGPLMEYFTPLSGTRPKADLFEGLDFTWRRWGGTEAVARVVDEATKGFDPRAPHRSIPALLKVHEAISALPEDNPWKAAKLRETEALVAACAGLFLEARAAETTAVPGAQVTLNLMALNRSPAALRLVSATLPGGEVVAVGSELAEHTPFKLSKPVTLAAEAAISTPYWLRQHAAGGLYEVPDRALIGRPEGDPAMAVTFVYEVGGKRFTAVRPVVYVWTDPVRGELYRAFEIAPAVTATLDRDVIMFPNSATQSVSVTLVAGRADAAGKVRLEVPSGWRVEPAEAPFQLAARGEERTVPFRILPPKGTSERGRLRVVVESGGRTESWKVRSVNHEHIPPQTVRQPSEASLVPFALTPKVKRLGYIPGPGDRVAESLAAVGYEVTLLPEERLAGEQLERFEAILVGVRAFNANPRLAVHRERLLKYVEKGGRLIVQYNTNSRVGPLPAFVGPYPLEISRDRVTDETAAMTPITPNDPLLSTPNRLTPADFEGWVQERGLYFASKWDDHYRPVFAMNDPGEESLKGGLLVARHGKGAFVYTGIAFFRQLPSGVPGAYRLLANLLAQ, encoded by the coding sequence ATGCGGAACCTGCTCATTCTTGGAACGACGCTGGCCATGAGCCTTGGAGTCTGGTCGACGGCCCTCGCGCAGACGCCCCGCCAACCCCACGCGGGTGAGCTCGCGGCGGGCATCCGGCGCCTCGGTGTGGTGGGGAGTGTGCTGTACGTGGCGGCGCACCCCGATGACGAGAACACGCGGTTCCTGGCATGGATGGTCGGTGAGCGGGGCCTGCGCGCCGGCTACCTGTCGATGACGCGGGGCGACGGAGGCCAGAACCTCATCGGGACGGAGCAGGACGAGCTGCTGGGGCTCATTCGCACACAGGAACTGCTCGCGGCGCGGCGCGTCGATGGCGCCGAGCAGCTCTTCACGCGCGCGCGGGACTTCGGCTACTCGAAGAGCGCGGACGAGACGCTGCGCATCTGGGGGCGCGAGGAGGTGCTGGCGGATGTGGTGCTCGCCATCCGACGCTTCCGGCCGGACGTGATCGTCACGCGCTTCACCACGAAGCCGCCGAACCACGGCCACCACACCGCCTCGGCGCTGCTGGCCGAGGAGGCCTTCGCGGCCGCGGCCGATCCCAAGCGCTTCCCGGAGCAGCTGGGAGCGCTCAAGCCGTGGAAGGCCGATCGGCTGCTGCACAACGTCTCGACCTGGAACATGCCGCCGAACTCGGACCTGTCCGCGTACCTGAAGCTCGATGTGGGGGGCTTCAATCCGCTCCTGGGGCGTTCCTGGGGCGAGATCTCCTCGGAGAGTCGCAGCCAGCACAAGAGCCAGGGTTTCGGAGTGCCCGCCGAGCGTGGGCCGCTGATGGAGTACTTCACCCCGCTGTCCGGGACGCGCCCGAAGGCGGACCTCTTCGAGGGGCTCGACTTCACGTGGCGGCGGTGGGGCGGCACCGAGGCGGTGGCCCGGGTCGTGGACGAGGCGACGAAGGGGTTCGATCCGCGCGCGCCGCACCGCAGCATTCCCGCGCTGTTGAAGGTGCATGAGGCGATCTCGGCCCTGCCCGAGGACAACCCGTGGAAGGCGGCCAAGCTGCGTGAGACGGAGGCGCTCGTGGCCGCGTGCGCGGGCCTGTTCCTGGAGGCGCGCGCGGCGGAGACAACGGCCGTGCCCGGCGCTCAGGTGACGTTGAACCTGATGGCGCTGAACCGCTCGCCCGCCGCGCTCCGGCTGGTGAGCGCGACGCTGCCAGGAGGCGAGGTGGTGGCGGTGGGCAGCGAGCTGGCCGAGCACACGCCGTTCAAGCTCTCCAAGCCGGTGACGCTCGCCGCGGAAGCCGCGATCTCGACGCCCTACTGGCTCCGCCAGCACGCCGCCGGGGGGCTCTATGAGGTGCCGGACCGCGCGCTCATCGGTCGTCCGGAAGGCGATCCGGCGATGGCGGTGACGTTCGTCTACGAGGTTGGAGGCAAGCGCTTCACGGCGGTGCGGCCGGTGGTCTACGTGTGGACCGATCCGGTGCGAGGCGAGCTCTACCGGGCCTTCGAGATCGCGCCGGCCGTCACGGCCACGCTGGACCGAGACGTCATCATGTTCCCCAACAGCGCGACCCAGTCCGTCTCGGTAACGCTGGTCGCGGGCAGGGCCGATGCGGCGGGCAAGGTCCGACTCGAGGTGCCGTCGGGCTGGCGCGTCGAGCCGGCGGAGGCGCCTTTCCAGCTCGCGGCGCGCGGAGAGGAGCGCACCGTCCCGTTCCGCATCCTCCCGCCCAAGGGTACGAGCGAGCGAGGCCGGCTGCGTGTCGTCGTCGAGAGCGGGGGCCGCACTGAGTCGTGGAAGGTGCGGAGCGTGAACCACGAGCACATCCCGCCGCAGACGGTGCGTCAGCCCTCCGAGGCGTCCCTGGTGCCCTTTGCCCTGACTCCGAAGGTGAAGCGGCTCGGTTACATCCCCGGGCCAGGAGACCGGGTGGCCGAGAGCCTCGCGGCCGTCGGGTACGAGGTGACGCTGCTCCCCGAGGAGCGCCTGGCCGGCGAGCAATTGGAGCGCTTCGAGGCCATCCTGGTGGGAGTGCGCGCCTTCAACGCCAACCCGCGCCTCGCGGTGCATCGGGAGCGGCTCCTGAAGTACGTGGAGAAGGGGGGCCGGCTCATCGTGCAGTACAACACCAACAGCCGAGTGGGTCCGCTGCCCGCCTTCGTGGGCCCGTACCCGCTGGAGATCAGCCGGGACCGGGTGACGGACGAGACGGCGGCGATGACGCCCATCACTCCGAACGATCCGCTCCTGAGCACGCCCAATCGCCTCACGCCCGCGGACTTCGAGGGCTGGGTGCAGGAGCGGGGCCTCTACTTCGCCTCGAAGTGGGATGACCACTACCGGCCCGTATTCGCGATGAACGATCCCGGCGAGGAGTCGCTGAAGGGAGGGCTGCTGGTGGCCCGCCACGGCAAAGGCGCCTTCGTGTACACGGGCATCGCGTTCTTCCGACAGCTTCCTTCCGGCGTGCCGGGCGCGTACCGCCTGCTCGCGAATCTCCTGGCCCAATGA
- the bshC gene encoding bacillithiol biosynthesis cysteine-adding enzyme BshC yields the protein MRKSFAPPRTPGRPGTPDLLSGRTVTSSFSAEWLRGDPRALAFLPDRFRHKSARAEAVAAAASRTVSPALLEALVARNTRLAPNPARERNLELLSRPGTVAVVTGQQVGLFLGPLFTIYKAASAIVAARTLAEETGRPCVPVFWLQTEDHDLPEIDHCFVPRGTGTPLRLSLELSDAATSRIPVAHRHLDEGVTRALAALKAELGTQPHAGEHLELLERAYRPEATLADAFAEVLASVFADEGLVFLDPRDPRVSPFAAPIHRRALEEAAAISTALASQGSALSEAGFSEQVHIRPGSPLGFFSPDGLEGARYRLDPAASPGTWSLVGHPDNRFVTTAELLTWLEREPLRFTTSALLRPILQDTLLPTAAYVGGPGEIAYFAQLAPLYAHVGLPMPLIVPRARFRVLDDRTRGLLEKLGLSPDEATAPRDELLARLAAQAAGEGFDPPEAVEARLMGTLAPELARLGQCMAALDPSFAHAIERTEESVRTALSRLVAKYGRALGQRDQVTLERLDRLRAYLAPEGTPQERFYGLPYYACRFGARAFTRMVLEACEPFSGSLKDLRP from the coding sequence ATGCGGAAATCTTTCGCCCCGCCACGAACACCGGGTCGCCCTGGTACGCCGGACCTGTTATCAGGACGCACCGTGACGTCCTCCTTTTCGGCCGAGTGGCTCCGCGGTGATCCCCGCGCGCTTGCCTTCCTTCCTGATCGCTTCCGCCACAAGTCTGCCCGCGCGGAGGCCGTCGCCGCCGCAGCTTCACGCACCGTGTCACCTGCCCTGCTCGAGGCGCTCGTGGCCCGCAACACGCGCCTCGCTCCCAACCCCGCGCGCGAGCGGAACCTGGAGCTGCTGTCTCGCCCTGGCACCGTCGCCGTGGTGACGGGCCAGCAGGTCGGGCTGTTCCTCGGGCCGCTCTTCACGATCTACAAGGCCGCCTCCGCCATCGTCGCCGCCAGGACCCTCGCAGAGGAGACGGGTCGCCCCTGCGTGCCTGTCTTCTGGCTGCAGACCGAGGACCACGATCTCCCCGAGATCGATCACTGCTTCGTCCCGCGCGGCACGGGCACGCCACTGCGCCTGTCCCTCGAGCTCTCCGACGCCGCCACCTCGCGCATCCCGGTCGCCCACCGCCACCTGGACGAGGGCGTCACCCGCGCGCTCGCGGCACTGAAGGCCGAGCTGGGTACCCAGCCCCACGCGGGCGAACACCTGGAGTTGCTCGAGCGCGCCTACCGCCCCGAGGCGACGCTGGCCGACGCCTTCGCCGAGGTCCTCGCCTCCGTCTTCGCCGACGAAGGCCTGGTGTTCCTGGACCCGCGCGATCCGCGCGTCTCTCCGTTCGCCGCGCCCATCCACCGCCGGGCCCTCGAGGAGGCCGCCGCCATCTCCACCGCGCTCGCCTCGCAAGGCAGCGCCCTCTCCGAGGCGGGCTTCTCCGAGCAGGTCCACATCCGCCCTGGCTCGCCCCTCGGCTTCTTCTCTCCGGACGGGCTCGAGGGCGCGCGCTACCGCCTCGATCCCGCCGCCTCCCCGGGGACCTGGAGCCTCGTGGGCCACCCGGACAACCGCTTCGTCACCACGGCCGAGCTGCTGACGTGGCTGGAGCGGGAGCCGCTGCGCTTCACCACCTCCGCGCTGCTGCGGCCGATCCTCCAGGACACCCTGCTGCCCACGGCGGCGTATGTCGGCGGCCCGGGAGAGATCGCCTACTTCGCGCAGCTCGCGCCGCTCTATGCACACGTGGGCCTGCCCATGCCGCTCATCGTGCCGCGCGCCCGCTTCCGCGTGCTCGATGACCGGACGCGCGGCCTGCTCGAAAAGCTCGGCCTCTCCCCGGACGAGGCGACCGCGCCCCGGGACGAGCTACTGGCCCGCCTGGCCGCCCAGGCCGCCGGAGAAGGCTTCGACCCCCCCGAAGCGGTCGAGGCCCGCCTCATGGGCACCCTCGCCCCCGAGCTCGCCCGCCTCGGCCAGTGCATGGCCGCCCTCGACCCGAGCTTCGCCCACGCCATCGAGCGCACCGAGGAGAGCGTCCGCACCGCCCTCTCCCGCCTCGTGGCCAAGTACGGCCGGGCCCTCGGCCAGCGTGACCAGGTGACCCTGGAACGGCTGGACCGCCTGCGCGCCTACCTCGCTCCCGAGGGCACACCTCAGGAGCGCTTCTATGGGCTGCCCTACTACGCCTGCCGCTTCGGAGCTCGCGCCTTCACGCGCATGGTCCTCGAAGCCTGTGAGCCCTTCTCCGGAAGCCTCAAGGACCTGAGGCCATGA